In one Hymenobacter sp. DG25B genomic region, the following are encoded:
- the rodA gene encoding rod shape-determining protein RodA — MPAPARYSRSIDWVTVGLYAFMVLLGWLNVYAASYSPDAPSGLFNFDFNYGKQLVWIGTAVVLIVILLVIDYKAYDTLAYVLYGGMILLLLLTLFIARPIAGSRSWLELGPVRLQPAEFAKFTTALAVSRYMASINLRHQNWRDQLILAGMTLLPVVLIIASNETGQALVYAALLLAYFREGMSPLILIILASAGIILILALLVPTMWLLGTFTLILVLVFVFNTRIFRHHLPVALSVWAIVIGMVFGVNYFFNSVLHEYQRKRIEVLLNPSADPLGVGWNVTQSKIAIGSGGFAGKGFLQGTQTKFDFVPEQSTDFIFCTVGEEWGWLGTITVVILFMALLARILYVAERQKSVFGRTYGYCVASIIFFHFSINIGMTIGLAPVVGIPLPFFSYGGSSLWSFTILLFILLAIDAYRKQDLNR, encoded by the coding sequence ATGCCCGCACCGGCGCGCTATTCTCGCAGTATAGATTGGGTTACCGTGGGGCTATATGCCTTTATGGTGCTGCTGGGCTGGCTGAACGTGTACGCGGCCAGCTACTCGCCCGATGCCCCCAGTGGCCTCTTCAACTTCGACTTCAACTACGGCAAGCAGCTGGTCTGGATTGGCACCGCCGTGGTGCTGATTGTTATCCTGCTGGTCATCGATTACAAAGCCTACGACACGCTGGCCTACGTGCTGTATGGCGGCATGATTCTGCTGCTGCTACTCACGCTCTTCATTGCCCGGCCCATTGCCGGGTCGCGCTCCTGGCTGGAGCTGGGTCCGGTGCGCCTGCAGCCGGCGGAGTTTGCCAAGTTTACTACGGCCCTGGCCGTTTCGCGCTACATGGCCAGCATTAACCTGCGCCACCAGAACTGGCGCGACCAGCTGATTCTGGCCGGCATGACGCTGCTGCCCGTCGTGCTCATCATTGCCTCCAATGAAACCGGGCAGGCTTTGGTGTACGCGGCCCTGCTGCTGGCCTACTTCCGGGAGGGCATGTCGCCTTTGATTCTGATTATTCTGGCCTCTGCCGGCATCATTCTTATTCTGGCGTTGCTGGTACCCACTATGTGGCTGCTGGGCACTTTCACCCTGATTCTGGTGCTGGTATTCGTGTTTAACACGCGCATTTTCCGGCACCATCTGCCCGTGGCGCTCAGCGTGTGGGCCATTGTGATTGGGATGGTATTTGGGGTGAATTATTTCTTCAACAGTGTGCTGCACGAGTACCAGCGCAAGCGTATTGAGGTGCTGCTGAATCCCTCTGCCGACCCCTTGGGCGTGGGCTGGAACGTAACCCAGTCCAAAATTGCCATTGGCTCAGGTGGTTTTGCCGGCAAAGGCTTCCTGCAAGGCACCCAAACCAAGTTCGACTTCGTGCCAGAGCAAAGCACCGACTTCATTTTCTGTACTGTAGGGGAGGAGTGGGGCTGGCTGGGCACCATTACGGTGGTCATTCTCTTTATGGCGCTGCTGGCGCGCATTTTATACGTGGCTGAGCGGCAGAAATCGGTGTTTGGACGCACGTACGGGTACTGCGTGGCCAGCATTATCTTTTTCCACTTCAGTATCAACATCGGCATGACCATTGGGTTGGCGCCGGTGGTAGGTATTCCGCTGCCGTTTTTCAGCTACGGCGGCTCGTCGTTGTGGTCGTTTACGATTCTGCTGTTTATTTTGCTGGCTATTGATGCCTACCGCAAGCAGGATCTGAACCGGTAA
- a CDS encoding DHH family phosphoesterase, protein MHDINALRELLAQPRQIFITTHHKPDADALGSSLGLAGYLRKKGHHVTVVTPSDYPNFLAWMPGNEDVIIYERNQNDAQVRDLINRAEVIFCLDFSCLGRINEMGEYIRHAPGTKVLIDHHLEPEQFADLDFSNPKAAATAELVFEVIRDLGDQAMIDVGIGECLYAGIMTDTGSFRHPSTSRNVHLIIAELLNAGINLSDVHRRIYDSHSEMRLRFLGFVLKDKLTVLREYNTAYIAITQDELRQYDSKTGDTEGLVNFALSIEGVVFAAILIDRGPAVKISFRSVGEFSVNEFARKHFNGGGHHNAAGGISYEPLEPTVQRFLDLLPQYQTQLVTSPLAVAPPSV, encoded by the coding sequence ATGCACGATATAAACGCTCTGCGGGAGCTGTTAGCCCAGCCCAGGCAGATATTTATCACCACCCACCACAAACCCGACGCCGACGCCCTGGGCTCGTCTTTGGGCCTGGCTGGCTACCTGCGCAAAAAAGGCCACCACGTAACGGTGGTTACGCCTTCTGATTACCCCAACTTCCTGGCCTGGATGCCCGGCAACGAGGACGTAATCATTTATGAGCGCAACCAGAATGATGCGCAGGTGCGGGACCTGATCAACCGCGCCGAGGTTATTTTCTGCCTCGATTTCAGCTGCCTGGGCCGCATCAATGAGATGGGCGAGTACATCCGCCACGCGCCCGGCACCAAAGTGCTCATCGACCACCACCTGGAGCCCGAGCAGTTTGCCGACCTGGACTTCTCCAACCCCAAAGCTGCCGCTACGGCCGAGCTGGTGTTTGAGGTAATCCGGGACCTGGGCGACCAGGCCATGATTGATGTAGGCATTGGCGAGTGTCTGTACGCCGGCATTATGACGGACACGGGCTCGTTCCGCCACCCCAGCACCTCCCGCAACGTGCACCTTATTATTGCCGAGTTGTTGAACGCCGGCATTAACCTGAGCGACGTGCACCGCCGCATCTACGACTCGCACTCCGAAATGCGCCTGCGCTTTCTGGGCTTCGTGCTCAAGGATAAGCTCACAGTGCTGCGCGAGTACAATACGGCCTACATTGCCATTACCCAGGACGAGCTGCGCCAGTACGATTCCAAAACCGGCGATACGGAAGGCCTGGTAAACTTTGCCTTAAGCATTGAAGGCGTGGTGTTTGCTGCTATTCTGATTGACCGCGGCCCGGCCGTGAAGATTTCCTTCCGCTCGGTGGGCGAGTTCTCCGTGAATGAGTTTGCCCGCAAGCATTTCAACGGCGGCGGCCACCATAATGCCGCTGGTGGCATCAGCTACGAGCCGCTGGAACCTACCGTACAACGCTTCCTCGACCTGCTGCCCCAGTATCAAACGCAGCTGGTCACGAGTCCTTTGGCAGTTGCGCCGCCTTCGGTGTAA
- a CDS encoding 2Fe-2S iron-sulfur cluster-binding protein, with amino-acid sequence MPTLTVQNMPGATLEVPVGATLLAALQAAGYDWMHACGAKGRCTTCRMIVQEGAELLTPPTDAELRYRTAGRLLSTERLTCQTRLPAGHVTGRVPQATQLPHQQYIK; translated from the coding sequence ATGCCCACACTGACGGTGCAAAATATGCCCGGTGCCACGCTGGAGGTGCCAGTCGGCGCCACTTTACTGGCCGCCTTGCAGGCCGCTGGCTACGATTGGATGCACGCCTGTGGGGCGAAAGGCCGCTGTACTACCTGCCGCATGATAGTGCAGGAAGGGGCCGAGCTCCTAACGCCGCCAACCGATGCGGAGTTGCGTTACCGCACGGCCGGCCGCCTGTTGAGCACGGAGCGCCTTACCTGCCAGACGCGCCTGCCCGCCGGCCACGTAACCGGCCGCGTGCCCCAGGCCACCCAGTTGCCGCACCAGCAGTATATCAAATAG
- the recO gene encoding DNA repair protein RecO, translating into MLIKTRGIVLGYIRYRETSIIARVYTERLGLQTYVVNGVRKAKPPGRIALFQPFTLLDLVAYTSRTGGITRLSEFRCSESFSSIPYDVRKSSVVLFLSEVVSRTVLEEEENVLLFTFLHDSILAFDQQKEGFENFALAFLLRLASYLGFGAESGQEITSQVAFAGAAPTTAADSGPTALRFQEFDQYFDELLRDPGSASVPNGRVRRELLLVLIRYYQLHIEKLGEIRSLAVLSEVLAE; encoded by the coding sequence ATGCTCATTAAAACCCGTGGTATTGTTCTGGGCTATATCCGCTACCGCGAAACATCCATTATTGCCCGCGTCTATACCGAGCGGCTGGGGCTGCAGACGTACGTGGTAAACGGCGTGCGCAAGGCCAAGCCGCCCGGGCGCATTGCGCTGTTTCAGCCCTTCACGCTGCTGGATCTGGTGGCCTATACCTCCCGCACGGGCGGCATCACGCGGTTGTCGGAATTCCGATGCTCCGAGTCGTTTTCGTCTATTCCGTATGATGTGCGCAAAAGCAGCGTGGTACTGTTTCTCTCGGAAGTAGTAAGCCGCACGGTGCTGGAGGAAGAGGAAAACGTGCTGCTGTTCACTTTCCTGCACGATTCTATTCTGGCCTTCGATCAGCAAAAGGAGGGCTTCGAGAATTTTGCGCTGGCCTTTTTGCTACGCTTGGCCTCCTACCTGGGCTTCGGGGCCGAATCCGGGCAGGAAATAACCTCGCAGGTAGCCTTTGCCGGCGCTGCCCCCACTACCGCCGCCGATTCCGGCCCTACTGCCCTGCGCTTTCAGGAGTTCGATCAGTATTTTGATGAGCTGCTGCGCGACCCGGGCAGCGCCTCCGTACCCAACGGCCGCGTACGCCGGGAGCTGCTCCTGGTGCTGATTCGCTACTACCAGCTGCATATTGAGAAGCTGGGGGAGATACGCTCCCTGGCCGTGCTTTCCGAAGTGCTGGCGGAGTAA
- a CDS encoding FKBP-type peptidyl-prolyl cis-trans isomerase yields MKSSFFLRLLVLLLVATTPLLSGCGSSEPDYIKAAKKHQEEQKVKDLAAIQEWLTTNNYSGSQVQTTESGISIVTLEAGTGPAVVKGKTLQVQYIGKLLDGTKFDSSFDNGSVCGCFSFAVGAGGVIPGWEEAVLLMKAAGNSQDGKGDEKGDHKLVLIPSYLAYGAAPRGNIPADSPLVFDMQLLSQR; encoded by the coding sequence TTGAAAAGCTCTTTCTTCCTCCGCTTGCTGGTGCTACTGCTGGTGGCCACCACGCCCCTCCTTTCCGGTTGCGGCAGTTCCGAGCCCGATTATATCAAAGCTGCCAAAAAACATCAGGAAGAGCAGAAGGTGAAAGACCTGGCTGCCATTCAGGAATGGCTGACCACGAACAACTACTCCGGCTCCCAGGTACAGACCACGGAATCGGGCATTTCCATTGTAACGCTGGAAGCCGGAACTGGTCCGGCCGTAGTGAAAGGCAAAACCCTGCAGGTGCAGTACATTGGCAAGCTGCTGGACGGCACCAAGTTCGACAGCTCCTTCGATAATGGCTCGGTATGTGGCTGCTTTAGCTTTGCAGTAGGCGCCGGCGGCGTAATTCCCGGCTGGGAAGAGGCCGTGCTCCTGATGAAAGCAGCCGGTAACAGCCAGGATGGAAAAGGAGACGAAAAGGGTGACCATAAACTGGTACTTATCCCCTCTTATCTGGCCTATGGCGCTGCCCCAAGAGGCAACATTCCTGCTGACTCGCCTCTGGTGTTTGATATGCAGCTGCTCAGTCAGCGCTAA
- a CDS encoding T9SS type A sorting domain-containing protein, with the protein MPFLHCLRWIFAGLVASLLAAGGALGQGAVGYGDWQLHLPTNGAYALADAGAKVYVATNDAFLLFDKELKSIRLLSRRDGLHDVGVRTVAYDSLTQSVLVVYRNGNLDVLRPDGSIHNLTDILRKQLPGEKIINSIYFNARRAYLSGNFGLVVLDMNRLEVRDTYTNIGAGGEAVRVLATTVLHDSLYAATSYGLLRGRLTDNLVDYHSWRTDAGGLTRPGDPYRTLATQDGRVYAGINGIGLHRFTGKEWVPLGPLAGNEYRQLTPSAAGLLVVSNMGVALLKPNGEVRSYPNALIQNPRAATRARDGVLYVADNGNGLLAVAPDGQQVTNYVTNSPASARSFSILTEPNGRVTVFSGGYGDRYLQAEVYDGFYEYADGRWQSTTPQTLPDLAQYPRPKDLTRGVRTPDGTLYIGSYGNGLLEWQGPGRFKLFNPVSNQPNPLLSVIADPNYTRINDVALDADGNVWVVNRHEVPNTSGLFLYQPATKQWITIPYFSGAENLDRIAIDDNGYAWLTESRKNGRGLVVYDRKTQARRLFTKEDGGLPAVELYDVVKDRVGDIWVATIAGVAVYNDPSQVFLPGSPGLRKPLVSRGEGSGYDLLFTEVVKTIAVDGGNRKWFGTDNGLWLFNADGDEALQHFTTANSPLPSNRIVDVAVNDKTGEVFVATDAGLVSYRGSATVTEGAPSCAKVFPNPVRRSFTGQVGISGLANNAVVKITDVAGQLVYQTRASGGTVVWNLQDYNGRRVQSGVYLVLSSDADGQNGCISKIAVVNE; encoded by the coding sequence ATGCCCTTTCTACACTGTCTGCGGTGGATTTTTGCCGGGCTGGTGGCCAGTCTGCTGGCCGCCGGCGGAGCGCTGGGGCAGGGAGCAGTAGGCTACGGCGACTGGCAGTTGCACCTGCCAACCAACGGCGCTTACGCACTGGCCGACGCTGGTGCCAAGGTATATGTGGCGACGAATGACGCTTTTCTGCTGTTTGATAAGGAGCTGAAAAGCATCCGGCTGCTTTCCCGCCGCGACGGCCTGCATGATGTGGGCGTGCGCACCGTGGCCTATGATTCCCTGACGCAGTCGGTGCTGGTGGTGTACCGCAACGGTAACCTGGACGTGCTGCGGCCCGATGGCTCCATCCACAACCTCACCGATATTCTGCGCAAGCAGCTACCCGGCGAAAAAATTATTAACAGCATCTACTTCAATGCCCGGCGCGCTTACCTGTCCGGCAACTTTGGGCTGGTGGTGCTTGATATGAACCGGCTGGAAGTGCGGGATACGTACACCAATATTGGTGCGGGCGGCGAGGCGGTGCGCGTGCTGGCTACCACCGTATTGCACGACTCGCTGTACGCGGCCACTTCCTACGGCCTGCTGCGCGGCCGCCTGACCGATAACCTGGTAGACTACCACAGCTGGCGCACCGATGCCGGTGGCCTTACCCGCCCCGGGGACCCGTACCGCACCCTGGCTACCCAGGATGGGCGGGTGTACGCGGGCATAAACGGCATTGGGTTACACCGCTTCACCGGCAAGGAGTGGGTGCCACTGGGGCCACTGGCCGGCAATGAGTACCGGCAGCTAACGCCCTCTGCCGCGGGGCTGCTGGTAGTTAGTAACATGGGTGTGGCACTGCTGAAACCCAATGGTGAGGTGCGCTCGTACCCGAATGCCCTGATACAAAACCCCCGGGCCGCAACCCGTGCCCGCGACGGGGTGCTGTACGTGGCCGATAATGGCAATGGCCTGCTGGCTGTAGCTCCTGATGGGCAGCAGGTGACCAATTATGTTACCAACTCCCCGGCCTCGGCGCGGTCTTTCAGTATTCTAACGGAGCCCAACGGCCGCGTAACCGTTTTCTCCGGTGGGTACGGCGACCGGTATCTGCAGGCCGAAGTGTACGATGGGTTCTACGAGTATGCCGATGGCCGCTGGCAGAGCACCACGCCCCAAACCCTGCCCGACCTGGCCCAGTATCCCCGGCCCAAAGACCTCACGCGGGGCGTGCGCACCCCGGATGGCACGCTCTACATTGGCAGCTACGGCAATGGGCTGCTGGAGTGGCAGGGGCCGGGCAGGTTTAAGCTTTTCAACCCGGTCAGTAATCAGCCTAACCCCTTGCTAAGCGTTATTGCCGACCCCAATTACACCCGCATAAACGATGTGGCCCTGGATGCTGACGGCAACGTGTGGGTGGTAAACCGGCACGAGGTGCCCAATACCTCGGGGTTATTTCTGTATCAGCCCGCCACCAAGCAGTGGATTACCATACCCTATTTTTCCGGCGCTGAAAACCTGGACCGCATTGCTATTGACGATAATGGGTATGCCTGGCTAACGGAGTCCCGCAAGAATGGCCGGGGCCTGGTGGTGTATGACCGCAAAACCCAGGCCCGCCGGCTCTTTACCAAGGAAGATGGCGGCCTGCCCGCCGTGGAGCTGTATGACGTGGTGAAAGACCGGGTCGGCGACATTTGGGTGGCTACTATTGCCGGCGTAGCCGTGTACAACGACCCCAGCCAAGTCTTTTTGCCCGGCAGCCCCGGCCTGCGCAAGCCGCTGGTCAGCCGGGGAGAGGGTAGTGGCTACGACCTGCTCTTCACGGAAGTAGTAAAAACCATTGCCGTAGATGGGGGCAACCGCAAGTGGTTTGGCACCGATAATGGCCTTTGGCTTTTCAACGCCGACGGCGACGAGGCCCTGCAGCACTTCACTACCGCCAACAGCCCCTTGCCCTCCAACCGCATTGTGGATGTGGCCGTGAACGACAAAACCGGGGAAGTATTTGTAGCCACCGACGCCGGGCTGGTAAGCTACCGGGGCTCGGCTACCGTAACAGAAGGTGCCCCCAGCTGCGCTAAAGTGTTTCCCAACCCGGTGCGCCGCAGTTTCACGGGCCAGGTGGGTATTTCCGGGCTGGCCAATAATGCCGTGGTCAAGATTACGGATGTGGCCGGGCAGCTGGTATACCAAACGCGCGCCAGCGGCGGCACCGTGGTCTGGAACCTGCAGGACTACAATGGCCGCCGGGTGCAGTCGGGCGTATACCTGGTGCTGAGCTCCGATGCCGATGGCCAGAATGGCTGCATCAGCAAAATTGCCGTAGTGAATGAATAA
- a CDS encoding thymidine kinase, which translates to MFIEPRVGNARDTPRRGWIEVVCGSMFSGKTEELIRRLNRARIARQHVEIFKPALDTRYHELDVVSHNANSIRSTPVQLPEEMLLLASGCDVVGIDEAQFFDASVVDVCIQLANHGKRVIVAGLDMDYMGNPFGPMPALMAVAEYVTKVHAVCVRCGEIASYSFRIAASEDKILLGETDSYEARCRHCFLEGLKDKSEEAEATGTTIKHP; encoded by the coding sequence GTGTTTATTGAACCCCGCGTCGGCAATGCCCGTGACACGCCCCGCCGGGGCTGGATTGAAGTTGTGTGCGGCTCTATGTTTTCGGGCAAAACGGAAGAGCTGATCCGGCGCCTGAACCGCGCCCGCATAGCCCGGCAGCACGTTGAAATCTTTAAACCCGCCCTCGATACCCGCTACCATGAGCTGGATGTGGTATCGCACAACGCCAACAGCATCCGTTCTACGCCGGTGCAGCTGCCGGAGGAAATGCTGCTACTGGCCAGCGGCTGCGACGTAGTAGGCATTGACGAAGCCCAATTCTTTGATGCCTCCGTGGTTGACGTCTGCATTCAGCTGGCCAACCACGGCAAGCGCGTGATTGTGGCCGGCCTCGATATGGATTACATGGGTAACCCTTTTGGCCCCATGCCCGCCCTCATGGCCGTGGCCGAGTACGTAACCAAAGTGCACGCCGTGTGCGTGCGTTGCGGCGAAATTGCCAGCTACTCCTTCCGCATTGCCGCTTCCGAAGACAAGATTCTGCTGGGCGAAACTGATTCCTACGAAGCCCGCTGCCGCCATTGCTTTCTGGAAGGCCTGAAGGATAAGTCGGAAGAGGCAGAGGCTACCGGTACTACCATCAAGCACCCATAA
- a CDS encoding FKBP-type peptidyl-prolyl cis-trans isomerase, whose amino-acid sequence MLLARLSTAQTPGAAADTVKLASGVRYVVHSVGTGAVPRMGQMVYVHYTGFLPSGRMFESSAEEGKPVKFRLGRKEVIAGWEEVLALLSEGTRAWVYIPAQLAYGTKGVLLPDDEQQRFLIPPNTNLSFELQVVKVK is encoded by the coding sequence TTGCTACTTGCCCGCCTAAGCACCGCTCAGACCCCAGGCGCGGCCGCTGACACCGTGAAGCTGGCCAGCGGCGTGCGCTACGTGGTCCACTCGGTTGGCACGGGCGCGGTGCCCCGCATGGGGCAGATGGTTTACGTGCACTACACTGGCTTTTTGCCCAGTGGGCGCATGTTTGAGTCATCGGCGGAAGAAGGTAAGCCGGTGAAGTTTCGGTTGGGCCGGAAAGAGGTTATTGCGGGTTGGGAAGAAGTACTGGCGCTACTGTCGGAGGGCACCCGGGCCTGGGTGTATATTCCGGCCCAGCTGGCCTACGGCACAAAGGGCGTGCTCCTTCCCGATGATGAACAGCAACGCTTTCTTATTCCACCCAATACTAACCTCAGCTTTGAGCTGCAGGTAGTGAAGGTGAAGTAG
- a CDS encoding nucleoside-diphosphate kinase produces the protein MATNRTFTMIKPDATQENHIGGILNMMEEGGFRIVALKKVSLTPERAGEFYAVHKERPFYGDLVKYMSSGPIVAAILEKDNAVADFRTLIGATNPAQAAEGTIRKKYAKSIEANAVHGSDSDENAQIEGDFFFAANEQF, from the coding sequence ATGGCCACGAACCGCACGTTCACGATGATTAAGCCCGATGCCACCCAGGAAAACCACATTGGTGGCATCCTGAACATGATGGAAGAAGGCGGCTTTCGCATCGTTGCCCTCAAAAAAGTAAGCCTCACGCCCGAGCGTGCCGGTGAGTTCTACGCCGTACACAAAGAGCGCCCCTTCTACGGCGACCTGGTAAAGTACATGTCGTCGGGCCCCATCGTAGCCGCTATCCTGGAGAAGGATAACGCCGTAGCTGATTTCCGCACCCTGATTGGCGCTACCAACCCAGCACAGGCGGCTGAAGGCACCATCCGGAAGAAATACGCCAAGAGCATTGAAGCTAACGCCGTGCACGGCTCTGACTCCGACGAAAACGCGCAGATTGAAGGTGACTTCTTCTTCGCCGCCAACGAGCAGTTCTAA
- a CDS encoding FKBP-type peptidyl-prolyl cis-trans isomerase, translating to MRSTNFLYLALAAGTLSLYSCNKGGSGDFAKTKSGVEYKLFKNEGGKFTSKEVNENDTTYKSRIGKIISLDVEYRTAKDSVLFNSRKQQGVPVMVPLQEVTTKGGLEEAISMLQPGDSGVFRFNLDTIFERSFKTPVPPFMKKAGNTMTVYAKAVKLMSRDEAMVEQQKMMAEQQQKMMAYAEQQLKKDDVILQDYIKKNNLKAQKSPDGIYYIVNTAGTGAKPKTGQLVSVQYKGTLLDGKEFDSSAKSNGGKPIQFPLGVGQVIPGWDKGIALLSKGTKGTLLIPSSLAYGQRGAGTDIPADAPLRFDVELVDIQNAPAAPQGGPAMGR from the coding sequence ATGCGCTCTACCAACTTTCTGTACCTCGCTCTGGCGGCCGGTACGCTTAGCTTATACTCCTGCAACAAAGGCGGCAGCGGGGATTTTGCCAAAACCAAATCTGGCGTTGAATACAAGCTTTTCAAGAACGAGGGCGGCAAATTCACTTCCAAAGAGGTGAATGAAAATGATACCACGTACAAAAGCCGCATCGGAAAAATCATTTCCCTGGACGTAGAGTACCGCACTGCTAAAGACTCGGTGCTGTTCAACTCCCGCAAGCAGCAAGGTGTACCGGTTATGGTGCCCCTGCAGGAAGTAACCACTAAAGGCGGCCTGGAAGAAGCTATTTCCATGCTGCAGCCCGGCGACAGCGGCGTATTCCGCTTTAACCTGGACACCATTTTCGAGCGCTCCTTCAAAACGCCGGTTCCTCCTTTCATGAAGAAAGCCGGCAACACCATGACCGTGTATGCTAAGGCTGTAAAGCTGATGTCGCGCGACGAAGCCATGGTAGAGCAGCAGAAGATGATGGCCGAGCAGCAGCAGAAAATGATGGCCTACGCTGAGCAGCAGCTCAAGAAGGACGACGTGATTCTGCAGGACTACATCAAGAAAAACAACCTGAAGGCCCAGAAAAGCCCCGACGGTATCTACTACATCGTAAACACCGCCGGCACGGGCGCCAAGCCTAAAACCGGTCAGCTGGTGTCGGTGCAGTACAAAGGCACCCTGCTCGATGGTAAAGAGTTTGACTCTTCGGCCAAGAGCAACGGCGGCAAGCCAATTCAGTTCCCCCTGGGCGTGGGCCAGGTAATTCCAGGCTGGGATAAGGGCATTGCCTTGCTCAGCAAAGGTACCAAAGGCACCCTGCTCATTCCTTCGTCGTTGGCCTACGGGCAGCGCGGCGCCGGCACCGATATTCCGGCTGATGCTCCGCTGCGCTTCGATGTAGAGCTGGTAGACATTCAGAACGCTCCGGCTGCTCCGCAGGGCGGTCCGGCTATGGGTCGCTAA
- the mrdA gene encoding penicillin-binding protein 2: MQYLEGRKYVVLAIFLAVASIFGARLFYIQVLDGSYKLAADRNTLQRIVQTPYRGLIYDRNGKILVQNTPVYDLMVVPREVKTLDTTRFCQLLQLSVEELREGLLAAKIYSRVKASPLVQNLSTPELAAIQDNLMDFPGFSIKARMARSYQDTVLAHALGYVGPVSPAMLEKPKYAKYQAGDNLGISGLESFYEQELMGRRGVQYRMVNVRGIEKGAFRGGEFDTLSVAGQDLHTSIDLELQRYGELLMKGKRGSVVAIDPKTGEILAFVSAPFYNPNQLTGKGLGNRYMDLLNNPERPLFNRPLMATYPPGSVFKLVNELIALQEGVVTPYTGFPCNWKLVRCTHRHENPSNLSIAIKNSCNPYFYQVMRATVMRGRSSKKNQDAALGLADWRQNVVSFGLAQHLGVDLPGERMGLIPSPNFYDKRYGKNHWNFRTVYSLAIGQGEIGITGLQMANILATIANRGYYYPPHFVRGIGKDGPRPEYQVKHKTTVDPQYFEALIPGMQAVVDGGRGATGSFASLASLGISVAGKTGTVQNPHGEDHATFAAFAPAEDPKIAIAVFIENAGFGGVSAAPLASLMMEKYLRGSISPGRKPWEYWVMNGKFISKKKH, from the coding sequence TTGCAATATCTCGAAGGCCGCAAATACGTGGTTCTGGCCATCTTCCTGGCCGTAGCATCGATATTTGGCGCCCGCCTTTTCTACATTCAGGTGCTGGACGGCAGCTACAAGCTGGCCGCCGACCGGAATACGTTGCAGCGCATCGTACAAACGCCCTATCGGGGCCTGATTTACGACCGCAACGGCAAAATACTGGTGCAGAACACGCCGGTATACGACCTGATGGTGGTGCCGCGCGAAGTAAAAACCCTGGATACCACCCGCTTTTGTCAGCTGCTGCAGCTATCCGTGGAAGAACTGCGCGAGGGGCTGCTGGCCGCCAAAATTTACTCCCGGGTAAAGGCCTCGCCGCTGGTGCAGAACCTGAGCACACCCGAGCTGGCTGCCATTCAGGATAACCTGATGGACTTTCCTGGCTTCAGCATCAAAGCCCGCATGGCGCGCTCCTACCAGGATACGGTGCTGGCGCACGCCCTAGGCTACGTGGGGCCGGTGTCGCCGGCCATGCTGGAGAAGCCGAAATATGCTAAATACCAGGCCGGCGACAACCTGGGCATCAGCGGCCTGGAGTCGTTTTACGAGCAGGAGCTGATGGGCCGCCGGGGCGTGCAGTACCGCATGGTAAACGTGCGTGGCATTGAGAAAGGCGCCTTCCGGGGCGGCGAGTTCGACACGCTTTCCGTGGCCGGGCAGGACCTGCACACCAGCATCGACCTGGAGCTGCAGCGCTACGGCGAGCTGCTGATGAAGGGAAAGCGCGGCTCTGTGGTGGCTATTGACCCCAAAACCGGCGAGATTCTGGCCTTCGTTTCGGCCCCATTCTACAATCCTAACCAGCTCACGGGCAAGGGCCTGGGCAACCGCTACATGGACCTGCTCAATAACCCGGAGCGGCCCCTGTTCAACCGCCCGCTGATGGCTACCTACCCGCCGGGCTCGGTGTTTAAGCTGGTGAACGAGTTGATTGCCCTGCAGGAAGGCGTGGTAACGCCCTACACGGGCTTTCCCTGCAACTGGAAATTGGTGCGCTGCACCCACCGCCACGAGAATCCCAGCAACCTGAGCATCGCCATTAAAAATAGCTGTAACCCTTACTTCTATCAGGTAATGCGGGCTACCGTGATGCGCGGCCGCTCCAGCAAGAAAAACCAGGATGCCGCCCTGGGCCTGGCCGATTGGCGGCAAAACGTGGTGAGCTTTGGTCTGGCCCAGCACCTGGGCGTGGATTTGCCAGGCGAGCGAATGGGTCTGATTCCTTCCCCCAATTTCTACGACAAGCGCTACGGCAAAAACCACTGGAACTTCCGCACGGTGTATTCGCTGGCCATCGGGCAGGGCGAAATTGGCATTACGGGCCTGCAAATGGCCAATATTCTGGCCACCATTGCCAACCGCGGCTACTACTACCCCCCGCACTTTGTGCGCGGCATTGGCAAAGACGGCCCCCGGCCGGAGTATCAGGTAAAGCACAAGACCACCGTAGACCCTCAATATTTTGAGGCGCTCATTCCCGGTATGCAGGCCGTGGTGGATGGGGGCCGGGGTGCTACCGGTAGCTTTGCCAGCCTGGCCAGCCTGGGCATTTCCGTAGCGGGCAAAACCGGTACGGTGCAAAACCCCCACGGCGAAGACCACGCCACGTTTGCGGCGTTTGCCCCGGCCGAAGACCCCAAAATTGCCATTGCCGTGTTTATTGAAAATGCCGGCTTTGGTGGGGTTTCTGCCGCGCCGCTGGCTTCGCTCATGATGGAGAAATACCTGCGCGGCAGCATCTCGCCCGGGCGCAAACCCTGGGAATATTGGGTGATGAACGGCAAATTCATCAGCAAAAAGAAACACTAA